Sequence from the Lasioglossum baleicum chromosome 9, iyLasBale1, whole genome shotgun sequence genome:
GCAAATGCGCGCAAGTACTTGGAGTCGATGATAATATTCTTCAAATCTTTTTCAGTCTGTCGCAACTGTAATACTTCGTCTTTCAAACCGCCGTCCACTTCGTCGCGACAGAGCTCGAAGCCAGGACGATAAGTGCGATTCTCTAATCTTGTTTCTGCGCATTTGATCGAATCGGTCTTATGCAACAGCGCATCCTCCAGCCGTACGATTTCTTTCTGCAtgatctccatttctttttgtATCTGTAAATCGCAGTTAGATATGCCTGCATATTAATTGCTTCGCTGGCAGTCTCTATACGTGTAGATGCGGTTGCCACGTGTACCTTAAGCTTTCGCCATTCCAGTTCATTGCGACCTTTCTGTGTCTGATATATTCTTTTCCTTAAACTGAAGTCTGTTACATCCTGCTGAGCCTTGATATCGTTCCGCGCGCGTTCTCGCATAACGTTCATAGACTCGCGGAAATTGTACACGTCGTTCAACTCGTTATCAGCTAACGTTTTCGTACGCTGGCAGTGTTCCAACCAAGCTTTGTAGGATATTGCACTGTAAAACAAAGCTACTATTTTATATTCATCCTGCTATGCGTGGTTCTAACATAATGCCTTGATAAACTGCTTATTACGACACCGATAGCTTATCAAGTTTTATTGAATAGAACGCAATCATATTTTAGGCAtagaaaaatcaaataaaagataaaaataatatacCAGTTAAAAACAGTGTCCTTACTCTTTTGGAGTCCTCAGCGCGTTCGGTTTATAACTAATGTTCGCACATGTACGATCCAAACTGAGGTTTTCTTTATCTATTTTTATAGTTTCATCCTTATCTTCGACTTCCAACGATATTTTAAATCGAACTTCCTCTAGACGATTTAGTTTTTCCCATGCAGCTTGGATTCTGTAGAAAATATTAGATTGGTGCAAAAATTCGTACTCGATACCttcttgtattttaatatgaaattattCGCGACGAACTTTTGCActgatcgaaaatatttttaatcgttcGTATACTAATACCATACCTTGCAGTCAACGATTGTTTCACATTCTCTATTACGCAAAGTTCTTTTTTCAATTCTGTATCAGCTTCGTCGTATGTCAGCTCTGTTCCTCTACGACAATCTCTCATAGAAATACATTGTGCTGTTACTTGTAAAGGATAATTTAAAGTTTCTAGTTCCTTTTCTGCATCAGCCTTTTCATCTTTCAGAAAATGAATCTCCGACAACAGTTTGTCTAAGAGATTCTGAAGCACTTCCCTCCATCTTGATAATTCTGTTACCCTATGGACATGAAAAATTGTGAATTCGTTTACTTATTTGGGAATAATACAAGGTATCTATTACCTATCAGCAAGACGAGCATTGTTCATATATGTATCCCATATAGTCTTCACCATTGTCTCAGACTGGATAATTTTCCCTGAATTTCTCAATGCAAATGCTTCTGCACTTTGGGCATCAGCGTTTTGTTGAAGGTCCCATTGTTTAGCATACCAATCTGCTAATCCTATTTTATGGGACATTAATGTATTTCGGTCAGAAAACGATTTAAACGATACTccgtgaaaaatgcaaatagatAAAAATGATAATTACCTATATGCGGTAGAGGTTTTTCATACGTGGTCACGGATTTGttagccatgattttcaaaaaatttaattcaGACTGTGGaggtatatatatgtgtataaaaaagttgtaaatgtACAGACGAAATACTGTCCTAACAGTGACAGCGATACTTTGTTGTTATCGGTCACCAAAGCAACCAAAGTATATATGTACCTCGTATAAGTCGTATATATGCGTATAccgaatatatttaattatcgtctgcatataatataaattaattgttaccATAGTTATTTGACAAGATACTTCGCGAATTCTTTTATCGTATTGCTTTCCGACTTATTGACTCGATTAATAGGGTCGCGATAgatttacataaaaatgattaCGCGGTCGATGTAAACCAAGTGAATCCAAAATCTAAAAAtgagatttttaaataaaacctgaatatatatattttcttgttACATTTCCTTATATCATCGTTACAAATTCTagatcaaaatatatgtatacatatttaacTAAATAAAGTAACAAATGTAACGAATAGCCTGTGGATTTTTGTGCGAGAGAAAAATTGTCTGGATTAATtgcatttatatttgttttctaAATCGTACAGTATACATGCATATATGTAGAATCTTAAAAAGTTCTTTAAAAGTTTTTACTAttttgcatatatatatatacatatatatatatacgatctattatataattttcataataaatgcataatattcgcagtctagtaacgagCATCCTTTATTCGATTAGGCAGAGCATTTTGAAAGTTATCTGATTGAACGGAAACAGCTGTATGCGTATATAGTCTTATTGTTAGACTTATATTACTTGAATTGGAACATTGACAACGTTCCAAAGGTTCCTGGCGTTCCTGACGAAATCAATATTTCGAACTGTAAAAAATGTGTTTAGCATCGAAatctttaatatataatttatactcgaataaaaataaatagaaaagaaagatcGTCAATCGACAAATCCTTTGTAAATATACAGAAAGCGGAAGTCTATGTTAGCCGATTTTGTAACTTCTGCTTGGACTTGTATTGGAATTTTTTAGTTATTATGTTTACACATATTACTAGGAAAGTTATCGATGAAACCGATACCGCGTCCATCAATTAAATCTTGCTATTTCGATCGATATACAATATTGCGGAAATGGAATTGCCGGAAACTAATAGGGGCCATATGCAAGTTTCCCCAACGGATAAAAACCGGACAACTATTTACCGCTTTTAATTTTGAGCATCGTATATTTCGAAAAAACTGGCACAGATAGTGAAAATTTATGAAGTTTGACGGTATACTAAGAATGGCGATGGTCGAGCGAGAGATTTGTTGATATTCGAACGGACAGAAGAGTGGTCCGTTTGTGCCGCGCTGAATTGGAAGTTTCTGCTCCGGCACGTCTGCGCAAGAAGTTTGTATTGCCATTCTGAATTGTTTACAGGAATACGAGTGGTAACGGTTTTATAAGATAAGCGGTAAGAAAGGATTGTGAAACGGGGACGCAGGACATTTAGAACTGTTTAAAAGGTAATCCGCTgggaaaaatcgaattttgtcACCGGCTGGAATAGTATGCGAAGATTGAGTATGAAGAGCAAACGTAGGAAGTCCGAAACGACGAACGAAGAAGACTCAGAGGAAGATGGCGTCGGTCGTTCGATGGCTAACGAGATCGACGAAATGAAGAAAGGCAAGGAAGACGGTGACTCCATGGACTCGTCGCGCAGAAGTGCAACCAAGAAGCGGCCCTCTCGTAGCAGACATAGCCTCAAAGGAATCGACGATAATGCCGCGAAAGCAGACGAAGAGGACGCGCAGGAAAATACCATCGATGAAGATGAAAACAAGAATACCGGGAAGGGTGGAGCGAACAAGCGTCTTAAAAAGGACGATTCGAGAGCCTCCTCCTCGATAAGGCAAGACGGAAATGAGAAAAGAGAATACGAGGTTCGTTTttgtttgtcatttttatcgcgtttatctatacatatatgtatgtatatatttacgTTCTAACATATTTACGCTGCAATCGAAGAcagcgcgacgcggcgcggcgcgacgtcgGAAGGCTGATTACGTTTTATGCAACTGTGAAATATTCAAGTATATCTCTGACAGTAGAGTCGGCTACGTCCAGCTTTCACCTTGAAACTTTTACAAATCAAACGTACAAGTGTTTTCCTGTAGTAAACATTTCGATCTATTTAATAATACGTTACGTCCTATACGATTTTTATCGTGCACGATCGATTTTAATCCGCAGTTGAAGCTTATTTTACTTTCTCAAGATAATATGAAATACGTTTATCGAACAGGTAGAAAGAATCATTGGACAACGTTTGGTCAAAGGACGAAGACGACAATTTCTGGTCAGATGGAAGGGATACGATGAAAGTTCAGACACTTGGGAATTAGAGAAGGATTTGAATTGTCCGGAATTGATCGAAGAGTTCTTGGCTGAGGATTTAGAGAATGTAGAAGATAAATCAAAAAAGTCGGAAGACTCTCCGAAAGGAGGGAAAGCTAAAACTCCGAAAATGGATAAGAAAGCTAAGAAATCGAAAGTTGGCGCAAAGAAGCTGTCGGAAAATGGTACATTTCTTTTTTTGTATCCCCACGTTTATGTAGGGATCATTAGAGAagttgatttatttattatttacttgaTTTTAGACAAAGAGATAACTACGTCGGATGAATCGAAAAACGATAAAGATGACCAGAAGGAGTTCGAAGTTGAGAAAATTATAGAagtgcattttaaaaaaaacaagACAAAACAGTTTCTAATTCGTTGGAAAGGATTTTCAGCGGCTGACGATACATGGGAACCGGAAGAGAACTTGAATTGTCCTGATCTCATCGAGAAGTTTATGCAAAAGGTAGAAAAGGCTAAAACCTCAGATGTACGCGAACTCCGGACAAACCGTCCTCACACGAAGCGATACACGTTATCTACGCACGAACAGGGACGCAGATTATCACGTCGAAATATGAATAAGCAAAGGTAATTTGTTTTACTTATTATTTTCATGATTTCTTCCTTTTGTATCTCTTAATTTatgtttattttctttttatagagCTACGTATCATGAATGTGATGAATAAGTAGTCGCAAACATGTCAAGACACAGACAGAATCTGTAGCGTTCTAAAAAAAAGTAATACTtcttcaaaacagtaaatataaGTGACTTTCCaccttataaaaatttaaagtaaGATTAGCACTTTAACTGTAATGTTGTTTGTGTGTGTCTTAAGTACATAGTATATCACTTCGTATACTGTACACTATGAAATGTCAACTTTAAAACTATGGTATTTCATTTACTTTTTTTCATATTACATTGTAACAATTAATATTAGTTATTGTCGGTGTCTGTGTCAGCAAAGTTCGCGAGATATCGACAAGACAgagtttttataattttcatttttgtaaacTCGAATATTCCCATATATCATGTTGAAACGTACCGAAAAAACGAATACGTTTCAAAAACAAATACtgtacaacatttttttaaCTGAATGTTATTATGCGTGTGATAGAGAGATTAGAAAAACCTCCAAACGGATAATTTACTTTGGTGCAAAGTAAGTAAAGCAGGAAAAGCAAAGGAACTTCGTACTCGGTAATTACCTACAATTAGGCTAAGAAGTGCAATGCATAAAATAATTTGTAACTAATAGAAGCATATAATAAAATCGTCCCTGCTGTAACACGAAATTACGAGTGTAATTATATAGAGCGGAAACATACAaacgtttattatttcgttttgcTACCTTCGATGGGCTATTCATAGAAATTACAGTTTATATTAAGCAGTGCCATTAtataaacaaacaaaaaaaaaagatggaGACGCGCGGGTctcgaatttttatatttctaatcgggatattatttttattgataaATGTCACATTTGTATCGGTATAGAAGCGCGGAAAAgatgtatttattatattatactttCACGGTGACTATTACTTTTAGCGATATTGTGAACATGTATGTTGTATAACAAGTGAAAGTGCATTTGCTGTTTTACGAATGAATGATGAACGTGACAACTTGTTTCAAGATGAagctataataaaaatttaaacctcgaataacatttttacattttcgaaCATTATTCATATCGATACTAACAACGAATCGTGCAAAAAGGTACGTTTACGCGTAGTTCTATGCAATGTTTCCTGAAAAATAACATTTGAGTTATCTCCGTTGTCTGTAACTCTAATAGTCCCTATTCGTTTATTTTTaatctgcataaataaatactgTAGTATCGCGTGAACAAATTCATCAttaatttatacacaaaaacatGTTATCTTTTTGAAATTCAGTTTTGGGTAGTTCTGCAGCACTTCATGTCTCGCAACGGTGACGAAAACGGTAATAAAAGTTTATTACACGTATATAGGTGAGCATCGACATCGTACAGGTATAAggataaaaatgatttgaagctcTAATTAATGTACAATTATAGCGTAGAACTCAAACGAACAGGAATGGAAGTATATAAAACCagaaaaaaattctataaacttGATAACGAGTCGGAAACATTTTTGGGCTACTTGTGGACAATATGGGTTCCAGTCCTCGTCGTCTTGCTTCTAATTGTTCTATGCATATTCTGTTATTTGTACAATCATGGACGAATTATCTCCATTTGTAAAAGGTTCAACATTGTTTCGTATACGCACATATagcacatttatatttttttactatACCTATGTCTGTATTCAGTTATTGGTGCAATCCTAAAATTACGTTAACAAAGGTGTCTTACACGGCAAAACAAGGAAAGAAATATTGACGACAGAGTGCCTATATTCAATGAAGACAACAATGAATTATGCTCAAAACCGCTATGTCTAAATGCATGTAAAACATCAAGATCCAAAAAATCTAATAATCAAAGGAATAGGCAACATGAAGATACGGATTACGAATTAAAGACCATTTTACCGgtattgtataaaatatattttcaaacaCCATTAATCGTATATTCTAAATGATAACTAAACTAATAGGAAAAAGAAAAACTACTCAACCCCAGCGGAAGTAAAACCGAAGATATCGCTAATAGCGCAGATTTAAGGAAAcggttattattaaaaatatctgCTGCGTCTTTCTTATCGGCtaacaaaaaatctaaaattacAAATAGCGAAATATTGAACAAAAGGGATATCAAAGATTTAGAACATAATAAAGATAACGAAACAAGTACTCCAAGTATAACACTTTTTGATCGTAACAAGGTATAAACTGAATTGTATAAGACTAATCGTGTTTCTGTCTATTACATTCTAATGATTTTTCTTTTTAGAATGACAAAAGTATCTGCTTCTCAGACACGGATCTAAAGCTTTTGACGAAAccaatattttcagaaacatccGAAATAAAGAAACAcgatgaaaaaatattattctgtgAATGGAATTCCAGAATCATTG
This genomic interval carries:
- the LOC143211749 gene encoding tektin-2; the encoded protein is MANKSVTTYEKPLPHIGLADWYAKQWDLQQNADAQSAEAFALRNSGKIIQSETMVKTIWDTYMNNARLADRVTELSRWREVLQNLLDKLLSEIHFLKDEKADAEKELETLNYPLQVTAQCISMRDCRRGTELTYDEADTELKKELCVIENVKQSLTARIQAAWEKLNRLEEVRFKISLEVEDKDETIKIDKENLSLDRTCANISYKPNALRTPKDAISYKAWLEHCQRTKTLADNELNDVYNFRESMNVMRERARNDIKAQQDVTDFSLRKRIYQTQKGRNELEWRKLKIQKEMEIMQKEIVRLEDALLHKTDSIKCAETRLENRTYRPGFELCRDEVDGGLKDEVLQLRQTEKDLKNIIIDSKGAYNNLESLLLKIEGNLDDKEHSLSTDVMCLDMRATLKSGDRTRLPNETDRNIVLTRMEKEIPLESV
- the LOC143211750 gene encoding uncharacterized protein LOC143211750 — protein: MRRLSMKSKRRKSETTNEEDSEEDGVGRSMANEIDEMKKGKEDGDSMDSSRRSATKKRPSRSRHSLKGIDDNAAKADEEDAQENTIDEDENKNTGKGGANKRLKKDDSRASSSIRQDGNEKREYEVERIIGQRLVKGRRRQFLVRWKGYDESSDTWELEKDLNCPELIEEFLAEDLENVEDKSKKSEDSPKGGKAKTPKMDKKAKKSKVGAKKLSENDKEITTSDESKNDKDDQKEFEVEKIIEVHFKKNKTKQFLIRWKGFSAADDTWEPEENLNCPDLIEKFMQKVEKAKTSDVRELRTNRPHTKRYTLSTHEQGRRLSRRNMNKQRATYHECDE